The proteins below are encoded in one region of Aphelocoma coerulescens isolate FSJ_1873_10779 unplaced genomic scaffold, UR_Acoe_1.0 HiC_scaffold_73, whole genome shotgun sequence:
- the LOC138102361 gene encoding large ribosomal subunit protein eL36 has translation MAIRYPMAVGLNKGYKVTKNVSKPRQCRRRGRLTKHTKFVRDMIREVCGFAPYERRAMELLKVSKDKRALKFIKKRVGTHIRAKRKREELSNVLAAMRKAAAKKD, from the exons ATGGCCATCCGGTACCCCATGGCCGTGGGCCTTAACAAGGGCTACAAAGTGACCAAGAACGTGTCCAAGCCCCGGCAGTGTCGGCGCCGCGGG CGCCTGACCAAACACACCAAGTTTGTGCGAGACATGATCAGGGAAGTCTGTGGCTTTGCACCCTATGAGCGACGTGCAATGGAGTTGCTGAAAGTGTCCAAGGACAAACGTGCTCTGAAGTTCATCAAGAAGCGG GTTGGCACTCACATTCGGGCCAAGAGGAAGCGGGAGGAACTCAGTAATGTCCTGGCAGCCAtgagaaaagctgctgcaaagaAGGATTGA